One Solanum lycopersicum chromosome 4, SLM_r2.1 DNA window includes the following coding sequences:
- the LOC101254898 gene encoding LOW QUALITY PROTEIN: uncharacterized protein (The sequence of the model RefSeq protein was modified relative to this genomic sequence to represent the inferred CDS: inserted 1 base in 1 codon; substituted 1 base at 1 genomic stop codon) — protein MMDLVVFLVLREGVFFISGDVHFGEIARYNCAAGYPLXTXTSSDLTQAVEKAVSPPLRFIARILAWLTPAIMRIKDKSCRYRSCTYGQPNVGTIQINWDSNPVDLKFHVRDEKELPVSALKISLSQLQGRKMDSEMTIGLGKFQKYCSLEVDLPWFVRYRLAIFFFSTLAGHAAGYGIANTSMIENFEC, from the exons ATGATGGATTTAGTTGTTTTCCTTGTACTGAGGGAAGGGGTTTTCTTCATAAGTGGAGATGTTCACTTTGGAGAAATTGCAAGATATAATTGTGCAGCTGGTTATCCCT TGACATAAACATCAAGTGACCTTACTCAAGCGGTGGAGAAAGCAGTATCTCCACCACTGCGTTTCATTGCAAGAATTTTGGCATGGTTAACTCCAGCTATAATGAGAATAAAGGACAAAAGCTGCAGATACCGCTCGTGCACTTATG GTCAACCAAACGTTGGTACCATTCAGATCAATTGGGATTCAAATCCAGTAGATTTGAAGTTTCATGTCAGAGATGAAAAGGAGTTGCCAGTTAGTGCATTGAAAATCTCACTATCACAACTCCAAGGCCGAAAGATGGACTCTGAAATGACCATTGGCTTGGGAAAATTCCAGAAGTATTGCTCTCTTGAAGTTGACTTACCATGGTTTGTCAGATACCGGCTggcaatatttttcttttccactTTAGCTG GTCATGCTGCAGGATATGGCATTGCAAATACAAGCATGATCGAAAATTTTGAGTGCTAG
- the ABC1K3 gene encoding ABC1-like kinase 3 (The RefSeq protein has 1 substitution compared to this genomic sequence) — MSSSVASFTANHHVMLPSCADAVRLSGANSSGGRRVKLRLNLPRAAQVEARPQLVPAIRDVAGNSNVTGRTLQVGPSSRDRADDMQSEARAMTRAVDASVYSPDMLSSKYGTRPIKVLRRALQIFNGLGSFALKVWLDQLNGELDRKMRLRAIELRQTFTRLGPTFVKIGQGLSTRPDLCPPEYLEELSELQDALPTFPDAQAFSCIERELGRPLETIYSSISPSPIAAASLGQVYKAQLKYSGQVVAVKVQRPGIEEAIGLDFYLIRGVGILINKYVDIISSDIVALIDEFARRVYQELNYVQEGQNARRFKKLYADKEDVLVPDIFWDYTSGKVLTMEWVEGVKLNEQEAIERQGLKVLDLVNTGIQCSLRQLLEYGYFHADPHPGNLLATPEGKLAFLDFGMMSETPEEARFAIIGHVVHMVNRDYEAMARDYYALDFLSPNVDVSPIVPALRDFFDDALNSTVSELNFKTLVDGLGAVLYQYPFNVPAYYALILRSLTVLEGLALYADPKFKVLAASYPYFAKRLLTDPNPYLRDALIELLFKDGKFRWSRLENLLVQGKKDRDFSAKDALQPVLKLLLGPDGKELRDLVIKEAIRVSEAIILGSAIESFNSVPGPMRTFVFNGNASGPFTISAAEQQSLMELRAQVIKIWGLLQSSENFDPNLLQPILQVLQEPEARSIGGRVVGGISQRLAARLLQQVLRAPETTAAA; from the exons ATGAGTTCTTCCGTGGCATCATTCACGGCCAATCATCATGTTATGCTGCCTTCCTGCGCCGATGCGGTTCGGCTTTCAGGAGCTAATAGCTCCGGCGGACGGAGAGTTAAGTTAAGACTAAATCTTCCTCGAGCAGCTCAGGTGGAGGCGAGGCCTCAACTAGTACCAGCAATTAGAGATGTAGCCGGGAACAGTAATGTTACTGGGCGAACCCTTCAAGTTGGTCCATCTAGCAGAGATCGAGCCGACGATATGCAATCTGAAGCCAGAGCTATGACACGTGCTGTGGATGCTTCTGTTTATAGCCCTGATTTGTTATCCAGCAAGTATGGCACTCGCCCAATTAAG GTACTGAGAAGAGCTCTTCAAATATTCAATGGACTTGGTTCATTCGCCCTAAAAGTATGGCTTGACCAGTTGAACGGGGAGCTTGATCGGAAAATGAGATTGCGTGCCATTGAACTTAGGCAGACTTTCACCAGATTGGGGCCTACATTTGTTAAAATTGGTCAGGGTTTATCCACTAGGCCTGATTTATGCCCACCCGAGTACCTTGAGGAGCTCTCGGAGCTGCAG GATGCTTTGCCAACATTTCCAGATGCACAAGCATTTTCATGCATTGAGAGAGAGTTGGGTCGTCCGCTTGAAACTATCTACTCATCTATATCTCCATCGCCTATTGCTGCAGCCAGTCTTGGTCAAGTTTATAAAGCTCAACTGAAGTACTCGGGCCAGGTCGTTGCTGTGAAGGTGCAACGGCCAGGTATTGAAGAAGCAATAGGATTAGACTTCTACCTAATAAGGGGAGTAGGCATACTGATTAATAAATATGTTGACATAATTTCGAGTGACATTGTTGCTCTTATTGATGAATTTGCTCGCAGAGTTTATCAAGAGCTCAACTATGTACAG GAAGGGCAGAATGCAAGGAGATTTAAAAAGTTGTACGCTGACAAAGAAGATGTTCTTGTTCCCGATATTTTTTGGGACTACACAAGTGGGAAGGTATTAACGATGGAGTGGGTTGAAGGTGTCAAGTTGAACGAGCAAGAAGCTATTGAGAGGCAAGGGCTAAAGGTTTTGGATCTGGTAAATACGGGCATCCAATGCAGTCTCAGACAGCTGCTTGAGTATGGTTATTTTCATGCTGATCCTCATCCTGGGAACCTTTTGGCGACACCTGAGGGGAAGCTTGCTTTTCTTGATTTTGGGATGATGAGTGAAACTCCTGAAGAAGCAAGATTTGCTATTATTGGTCATGTTGTTCACATGGTCAATCGGGATTATGAAGCGATGGCTCGTGACTACTATGCTTTAGACTTTTTGTCTCCCAATGTGGATGTTTCTCCAATTGTACCAGCATTACGAGACTTCTTCGATGATGCACTTAATTCAACAGTAAGCGAACTTAACTTCAAAACACTTGTAGATGGTCTGGGTGCTGTGTTATATCAATATCCCTTTAATG TTCCGGCTTATTACGCATTGATTTTGAGATCTCTCACTGTTTTAGAAGGTTTAGCATTATATGCTGATCCTAAGTTTAAAGTACTGGCTGCTTCATATCCATATTTTGCTAAAAGGCTTCTTACAGATCCTAATCCATATCTGAGAGATGCTCTCATTGAGTTACTTTTCAAGGATGGGAAATTCAG GTGGAGTAGACTTGAAAACTTGCTTGTCCAGGGAAAGAAAGACAGGGACTTTTCTGCAAAAGATGCGTTGCAACCTGTCCTGAAGTTGTTGTTGGGTCCAGATGGTAAAGAATTAAGGGATTTGGTTATCAAAGAAGCAATCCGTGTCAGTGAAGCTATTATTCTGGGTTCAGCTATTGAATCATTTAATTCTGTTCCTGGTCCCATGAGGACTTTTGTTTTCAATGGAAATGCAAGTGGTCCCTTTACAATAAGTGCTGCTGAGCAACAGAGCTTAATGGAACTTAGGGCACAGGTGATCAAGATATGGGGACTATTGCAATCCTCAGAGAATTTTGATCCGAATCTTTTGCAACCAATTTTGCAG GTACTTCAAGAACCAGAAGCACGCAGTATTGGAGGGCGCGTAGTTGGTGGAATATCTCAACGTCTTGCAGCGCGCTTACTGCAACAAGTTCTTCGTGCACCTGAAACAACTGCTGCTGCATAA